From one Aggregicoccus sp. 17bor-14 genomic stretch:
- a CDS encoding YidH family protein — translation MSKPLHPPELELSARQSGLSFQRTRMSTDRTLLSMLRTAISLVSFGFTIAQFFQRLHQSPQFAQLVGTHAARNFGIALVLMGNALLALALVQHVAIRRTLHAERALLVRQGLMHGDEPFAPSMAFYVSLLFLLLSLAVVLGMVFRAGPFD, via the coding sequence ATGAGCAAGCCCTTACACCCGCCCGAGCTGGAGCTCTCTGCGCGCCAGAGCGGGCTCAGCTTCCAGCGCACGCGGATGAGCACGGACCGCACGCTGCTCTCGATGCTGCGCACCGCCATCTCGCTGGTGAGCTTCGGCTTCACCATCGCGCAGTTCTTCCAGCGCCTGCACCAGTCGCCGCAGTTCGCGCAGCTGGTGGGGACCCACGCCGCGCGCAACTTCGGGATCGCGCTCGTGCTCATGGGCAATGCGCTGCTCGCGCTCGCGCTCGTGCAGCACGTGGCCATCCGGCGCACCCTGCACGCCGAGCGCGCGCTGCTCGTGCGTCAGGGGCTGATGCACGGAGACGAGCCCTTCGCGCCGTCCATGGCCTTCTACGTGTCGCTGCTCTTCCTGCTGCTCTCGCTCGCGGTGGTGCTGGGCATGGTGTTCCGCGCGGGCCCCTTCGACTGA